A window of the Phaseolus vulgaris cultivar G19833 chromosome 5, P. vulgaris v2.0, whole genome shotgun sequence genome harbors these coding sequences:
- the LOC137836140 gene encoding LOW QUALITY PROTEIN: probable ubiquitin-like-specific protease 2B (The sequence of the model RefSeq protein was modified relative to this genomic sequence to represent the inferred CDS: inserted 1 base in 1 codon), protein MSVIQYDGFLGAYSDADNSVNISALGQRYSFSQNRYFPNFDEVTYPKGEADALSISKRDVEFLQPRKFINDTIIDFYIKYLKNKLPTDKQDQFHFFNSFFFRKLADLDKDPSCACDGRAAFKRVRKWTRKVNLFEKDYILIPINYILHWSLIVICHPGEVTCCQDEEINESSKVPCILHLNSLKGSHKGLKNVFQSYLCEEWKERHSNVVDDVSSKFLQMRFISLELPQQENLSDCGLFLLHYVERFLEEAPGNFNPFMIVNFSDFLSSNWXPPSEASLKRSRIQNLIYDIFENNSLEARPTTDCLDKGLPSEDPAIVVQTKVEEEDSLGSCCYSYVWCVKNPDYVVPDSAEANDADKANIVNKEKPVAFESDEPNAKRAKHDADVSVVESPSSFREYMNSVTHQILDLSQKISLEHDTLVSDKKETVAFESEDAKRPKIMIEGGGLRPRLTKTCQKEIVFNNVLSCE, encoded by the exons ATGTCAGTGATTCAATATGATGGTTTTTTGGGTGCTTA CAGTGATGCAGATAACAGTGTAAATATTTCTGCATTGGGGCAGCGCTACTCTTTCTCTCAGAATCGTTATTTTCCCAA TTTTGATGAAGTTACTTATCCAAAGGGAGAGGCTGATGCTCTTTCTATTAGTAAGAGAGATGTTGAGTTTTTACAGCCGCGGAAATTCATTAACGATACCATCATCGACTTTTATATCAA gtatttgaaaaataaactcCCTACTGATAAACAGGACCAGTTTCACTTTTTCAATAGCTTCTTCTTTCGCAAGCTTGCTGATTTAGACAAAGATCCATCATGTGCTTGTGATGGTAGAGCGGCATTTAAGCGTGTACGCAAATGGACAAGGAAAGTTAACCTTTTTGAAAAGGATTATATCTTGATTCCCATAAACTACAT TCTTCACTGGAGTTTGATTGTCATTTGTCATCCTGGTGAAGTGACATGCTGCCAAG ATGAAGAAATTAATGAATCTTCCAAAGTACCTTGCATCTTGCACCTGAATTCCCTAAAAGGAAGCCATAAAGGTCTGAAGAATGTTTTTCAAAG TTACCTATGTGAAGAATGGAAAGAGAGGCACAGTAATGTGGTGGATGATGTTTCTTCTAAATTTCTACAAATGAGATTCATCTCACTTGAG CTGCCTCAGCAGGAAAATTTATCAGACTGTGGCCTCTTTTTGCTCCATTATGTGGAACGTTTTCTGGAAGAAGCTCCTGGAAACTTTAACCCTTTTATGATTGTGAACTTCTCTGACTTT TTGAGTAGTAATT TCCCTCCATCAGAGGCTTCTCTGAAACGATCTCGCATACAGAATCTaatttatgatatatttgaaaataattcttTGGAAGCACGTCCTACCACCGATTGCCTTGACAAAGGTCTTCCTTCTGAAGACCCTGCCATTGTTGTTCAGACGaaagtggaagaagaagattCCCTTGGGAGTTGCTGCTATTCATATGTGTGGTGTGTAAAAAATCCAGACTATGTTGTTCCGGATTCTGCAGAGGCAAATGATGCTGAT AAGGCGAATATAGTTAACAAGGAAAAGCCAGTGGCATTTGAATCTGATGAACCGAATGCCAAAAGGGCAAAGCATGATGCTGATGTGAGTGTTGTTGAGTCTCCTTCCTCATTCCGTGAATATATGAATTCAGTAACCCATCAAATACTCGATTTGAGTCAGAAGATCAGTCTTGAACATGATACTTTAGTTAGCGACAAGAAAGAGACAGTAGCATTTGAATCTGAAGATGCGAAGAGGCCAAAGATTATGATCGAAGGTGGTGGTCTAAGGCCCAGACTCACCAAAACATGCCAAAAGGAGATTGTGTTTAATAATGTCTTGTCTTGTGAATAG